The DNA region TCCTCTATTTCGAAGCTTACGTCACAATCGATCCCGGCGATGCTCCGCTGAAAGAGCGCGAGCTTCTCACGGAAGAGAAATTCCGCCAGCTTCAGCAGGAATTTCCCGGAAAGTTCGTCGCCATGATGGGCGCGGAGGCGATCAAGGAACTTCTGAAGCGTGTGGATATCGACGAGCTGTCGATAGAACTCCGCGTGAAGATGAAGAACGAGAACTCGCAGCAGAAAAAGGTCAAGTTCGCCAAGCGGCTCAAGGTGGTTGAAGCCTTTGTAAAGTCGGGCAACAAGCCGGAGTGGATGATCCTCGATGTGATTCCGGTCATTCCGCCGGAACTGCGGCCCCTGGTTCCGCTCGATGGCGGCCGTTTTGCGACCTCGGATTTGAACGATCTCTATCGGCGTGTGATCAACCGCAACAACCGGTTGAAGAAGCTGATCGAACTGCACGCCCCCGACGTCATTGTCCGCAATGAAAAGCGCATGCTTCAGGAAGCCGTCGACGCGCTGTTCGACAACGGCCGCCGCGGCCGCATCCTGCGCGGCGCGAACAACCGGCCGTTAAAGTCGCTTTCCGATACGCTCAAAGGCAAGCAGGGCCGCTTCCGCCAGAACCTGCTCGGCAAGCGCGTGGACTACTCGGGCCGTTCGGTGATCGTTGTCGGTCCGGAATTGAAGCTGCATCAGTGCGGTCTCCCGAAGAAGATGGCGCTCGAATTGTTCAAGCCGTTCATCTACAACCGGCTCGAACAGGGCGGTCATTGCACGACCGTGAAAGCCGCGAAAGAAATGGTGGAGCGGCAGGACTCGGTGGTCTGGGATATCCTCGAAGAAGTCATCAAGGACCATCCGGTGCTTCTGAATCGAGCTCCGACGCTTCACCGCCTCGGCATTCAGGCTTTCGAGCCTGTTCTCGTCGAAGGAAAAGCCATCAAGATCCACCCCCTGGTGTGCACCGCATTCAATGCCGACTTCGATGGCGACCAGATGGCGGTCCATATTCCGCTGTCGCCCGAAGCGCAGATCGAAGCATCGGTTCTGATGCTTTCCACTCAGAACCTGCTGTCGCCTGCCAGCGGACAGCCGGTCGCCGTGCCGACGCAGGACATGGTTCTCGGCGTTTATTACCTGACCCGCCCGAAACCGGGCGCCAAAGGCGAAGGCCGGACATTCGGTTCGATCGACGAAGTGCTGATGGCCTGGGATGCCGGTGAAGTCGAGACTCAAACAGCAATCCGGCTGCGTTTTACCGGGCCGCTCATCGACATGACCACCGCCTATGACGAACAGGCGATCGTCCATGCCGAATTGATCGAAGCCCAGAATCACATGCTGAGCACGTCCGTCGGCCGCTGCATCCTCTATAACGCGATGCCGAAGGGAATGCCGTTCATGAACGGTCTGCTCAAGAAGAAAGGCCTCGGGCAGCTGGTCAGCTACGTTTACCTGCGATACGGGCCGGAAATGACGGTCACGATGCTGGATCACGTGAAGGAACTCGGTTTTGCGTACGCATGCCGGGCCGGCATCACAATCTCGATCGACGATCTTATTGTTCCGCCCGGCAAGCGCGAGTTCGTTGAAAACGCCCAGAACGAAGTTGTGAAGGTTGACCAGCAATATCGCGATGGCGCGATCACGAATGGCGAGCGCTACAACAAAGTCATCGCGATCTGGTCGGACGTGACCGAAAAGATCTCGGACATGATGTTCAATGAAATGGAGCGCGCGGAAAAGGCAAGCCACGGGTTTAATCCCATTCTGCTGATGGCCGACTCCGGCGCCCGCGGTTCGAAACAACAGATCCGTCAGCTGGCCGGAATGCGCGGATTGATGGCGAAGCCTTCGGGCGAAATCATCGAAACGCCGATTACGGCGAACTTCCGCGAAGGGCTGACCGTGCAGCAGTACTTCATCTCAACGCACGGCGCACGTAAAGGTCTGGCGGATACGGCTCTGAAGACCGCGGATTCCGGTTATCTCACCCGCCGCCTGGTGGACGTCGCTCAGGACGTCATCATCAGCGAGGGCGATTGCGGAACAGTCGACGGCATTTACGTCGGATCGATCGTTGAATCAGGCGAAATCATCGAGCCGTTGAGAGATCGTATCGTCGGCCGCGTGTCGCTCGAAAAGATCAAGGACTACGAAGGCAAAGTGATCGTCGAGATCAACCAGGAAATCTCGGAAGATCTCGCCAGCGCGATTCAGTCTGCGGGCATCGAGCGCGTGAAGATTCGCTCCGTGCTGACCTGCGAGTCCCGGCGCGGCGCCTGCGTCCGCTGCTACGGCAGAAACCTGGCGACCGGAAAGCTCGTGGAAATCGGTGAAGCGGTCGGCGTCATTGCCGCTCAGTCGATCGGCGAGCCCGGCACGCAGCTCACCATGCGTACGTTCCACATCGGCGGTACGGCCAGCCGTGTCGCCGAGCAGACGAGTCTCGAAGCGAAGAACGCCGGAACGATCAAGTTCCATGCGCTGCAGACGGTTCGCAATCAGGAAGGGTTCCTTGTTGCGATGAACCGCAACGGTGTTCTCGCCATCATGGATGAGAAGGGCCGCGAGAAAGAGCGCTATACGATCGTGTACGGCGCGAAACTCAAGGTCAACGAAGGCGACCATGTGAAGGTCGGTGCAACGCTGGTGGAATGGGATCCCTATACCTTCGCGATTCTGACGGAAGTCAGCGGAACAATTCAGTTCAAGGATCTGCTTGAAGGCGTGACGATGCACGAGGAACTCGATGAAGTTACCGGGCTCTCTCGCTGGGTGGTCACCGATTCGCCGGATGAAAAGCGCCAGCCGACGATTCAGATTCGCGACGATAAACACAAGGTTCTCCGGAAGTACCTGATTCCTTCGCGCGCGCACTTGATGGTGGCGGACGGCGATGCGGTGCATCAGGGCGATGTTCTTGCGAAGATTCCGCGTGAAACCACAAAGACGAAAGACATCACGGGCGGTCTGCCGCGCGTGGTCGAGTTGTTCGAGGCCCGCAAGCCGCGCGAGACGGCGGTGATTACGGAAATCGACGGCATCGTCAAGTACGGGGACATCACGAAGGGCCAGCGCAAGATCATGGTCATCAATGAAAACGGTGTGGAACGCGAGTACGCGTTGCCGCGCGGCGTCCACGTCAATGTCCAGGAAGGCGAGCACGTTCGCGCCGGTGAGCCGTTGATGGACGGACCGCGTAACCCGCACGATATCCTGGCCGTCCTTGGCGAAAAGGAACTGCAGGCCTATCTGGTGAATGAAATCCAGGAGGTCTACCGGCTGCAGGGCGTCAACATCAATGACAAGCATATCGAGGTCATCGTCCGGCAGATGATGCGCTGGATCAAAGTCGAGGATGTCGGCGATACCGAGTTCCTCGTCGATGAACAGGTGGACAAGTTCCGCTTCCAGGAAGAGAACGAGCGCGTGAAGAAAAATGGCGGAAAGCCGGCATCGGGCCGGCCGCTCCTGCTTGGAATCACGAAAGCGTCGCTTTCCACGGAGTCGTTTATCTCCGCCGCCTCGTTCCAGGAGACAACCCGTGTGCTGACGGAAGCTTCCATCAGCGGGAAAATCGACTACCTGCGCGGCTTGAAGGAAAACGTCATTATGGGACGCCTCATTCCGGCAGGTACGGGACTTGAGTTCTACCGCAATGTGGAACTGATCTCCGAGGAGCCCGAGACGCCGATTGGAGAAGAGGCGCCGCCGGAGCTGGAGTTATCGGATGACCTCAGCCTGGATGAGGAACAGCCTCAACAGGAAGGACTGACAACATAGAACGGGAACGGAAATTATTGGAGGTTGTATCATTTTGACGTTTCTTCAGTTCTAAATTTGAGATACGCGGAAACGTCGGGTGATGCAATTTCCAATATTTGTTTCCTATCCCTTGTGCATTTACGGGTTCTTATATAAGATTATAAGGTTTCGCTGGGCGTGACTTTGCCGCCCGGCAGGCCGCTCATATTTAGGAGTAAAAGGTTCGTGCCGACGTTCAATCAGCTGGTTCGACAAGGTAGGCAAAAGCCTAAGTACAAGACGAGTAGTCCTGCTTTGCAGGAATGTCCGCAGAAAAGAGGCGTGTGTACTCGCGTATATACGTCGACGCCAAAGAAGCCGAATTCGGCCCTTCGCAAAGTTGCACGTGTGCGTCTGACCAATGGGATTGAAGTAACAACCTACATCCCCGGTATCGGCCACAATCTGCAGGAACACTCCATCGTCTTGATCCGGGGCGGCCGTGTGAAAGACCTGCCGGGCGTTCGCTACCACGTTATTCGTGGGACGCTGGACGCAGCGGGGGTTGCAAACCGGAAGCAGTCGCGCTCGAAATATGGCGCGAAGCGGCCAAAAGGATAATTTGTAGCCCCGGGCGTAAGTCGCGAAGCCCAAGCGCGGTAGCGCGCAGGCATAGTGAATTAATGCCCGTGGAAATACCCGAGAGCTGGGGCAAACCCGGCTGTGGGTTCCTGTTATCTAGTTTTAAATTCGCAGAGGTTTTTCTATGCCCAGGAAAGCGCATATCGTCAAGCGCGAGATCGTGCCTGATCCGATGTATCAGAGCACGCTGATTTCGAAGTTCGTCAACTGCATGATGTATGGCGGGAAGAAGAGTACCGCACAGCACATCCTGTATGGCGCTATGGATGTTATCCAGAAGAAGACGCAGGACGAGCCGCTCAAGCTGTTCAAAAAGGCGATTGAGAACATCAAGCCGGTTCTCGAGGTCAAATCCCGGCGTGTTGGCGGTTCGACCTATCAGGTGCCGGTCGAAGTGAACCCGGCCCGGCGGACGTCGCTGGCAATTCGATGGGTTCTGACCTATTCGCGCGCGCGCGGCGAAAAGTCGATGGAAGAGAAATTGGCGGGTGAGCTGATGGACGCAGCCAACAACCGCGGAAATTCGATCAAAAAGAAAGAAGATACTCACCGGATGGCGGAAGCCAATAAGGCCTTCGCGCACTACCGGTGGT from Terriglobia bacterium includes:
- the rpsL gene encoding 30S ribosomal protein S12; this encodes MPTFNQLVRQGRQKPKYKTSSPALQECPQKRGVCTRVYTSTPKKPNSALRKVARVRLTNGIEVTTYIPGIGHNLQEHSIVLIRGGRVKDLPGVRYHVIRGTLDAAGVANRKQSRSKYGAKRPKG
- the rpoC gene encoding DNA-directed RNA polymerase subunit beta', whose product is LYFEAYVTIDPGDAPLKERELLTEEKFRQLQQEFPGKFVAMMGAEAIKELLKRVDIDELSIELRVKMKNENSQQKKVKFAKRLKVVEAFVKSGNKPEWMILDVIPVIPPELRPLVPLDGGRFATSDLNDLYRRVINRNNRLKKLIELHAPDVIVRNEKRMLQEAVDALFDNGRRGRILRGANNRPLKSLSDTLKGKQGRFRQNLLGKRVDYSGRSVIVVGPELKLHQCGLPKKMALELFKPFIYNRLEQGGHCTTVKAAKEMVERQDSVVWDILEEVIKDHPVLLNRAPTLHRLGIQAFEPVLVEGKAIKIHPLVCTAFNADFDGDQMAVHIPLSPEAQIEASVLMLSTQNLLSPASGQPVAVPTQDMVLGVYYLTRPKPGAKGEGRTFGSIDEVLMAWDAGEVETQTAIRLRFTGPLIDMTTAYDEQAIVHAELIEAQNHMLSTSVGRCILYNAMPKGMPFMNGLLKKKGLGQLVSYVYLRYGPEMTVTMLDHVKELGFAYACRAGITISIDDLIVPPGKREFVENAQNEVVKVDQQYRDGAITNGERYNKVIAIWSDVTEKISDMMFNEMERAEKASHGFNPILLMADSGARGSKQQIRQLAGMRGLMAKPSGEIIETPITANFREGLTVQQYFISTHGARKGLADTALKTADSGYLTRRLVDVAQDVIISEGDCGTVDGIYVGSIVESGEIIEPLRDRIVGRVSLEKIKDYEGKVIVEINQEISEDLASAIQSAGIERVKIRSVLTCESRRGACVRCYGRNLATGKLVEIGEAVGVIAAQSIGEPGTQLTMRTFHIGGTASRVAEQTSLEAKNAGTIKFHALQTVRNQEGFLVAMNRNGVLAIMDEKGREKERYTIVYGAKLKVNEGDHVKVGATLVEWDPYTFAILTEVSGTIQFKDLLEGVTMHEELDEVTGLSRWVVTDSPDEKRQPTIQIRDDKHKVLRKYLIPSRAHLMVADGDAVHQGDVLAKIPRETTKTKDITGGLPRVVELFEARKPRETAVITEIDGIVKYGDITKGQRKIMVINENGVEREYALPRGVHVNVQEGEHVRAGEPLMDGPRNPHDILAVLGEKELQAYLVNEIQEVYRLQGVNINDKHIEVIVRQMMRWIKVEDVGDTEFLVDEQVDKFRFQEENERVKKNGGKPASGRPLLLGITKASLSTESFISAASFQETTRVLTEASISGKIDYLRGLKENVIMGRLIPAGTGLEFYRNVELISEEPETPIGEEAPPELELSDDLSLDEEQPQQEGLTT
- the rpsG gene encoding 30S ribosomal protein S7 is translated as MPRKAHIVKREIVPDPMYQSTLISKFVNCMMYGGKKSTAQHILYGAMDVIQKKTQDEPLKLFKKAIENIKPVLEVKSRRVGGSTYQVPVEVNPARRTSLAIRWVLTYSRARGEKSMEEKLAGELMDAANNRGNSIKKKEDTHRMAEANKAFAHYRW